The Malassezia restricta chromosome I, complete sequence genome contains the following window.
AGGTCCCAGTTcggacggcgcggcgcaaTATTCGCAAGATCTAGCTCCTCCGCCTGCCTTCGCGTATCTTCCGCCATCACACTCTCTTGCATGTCACGCACATCGTTTTCCACCGTAGaggccgccgcctcgtcccgCTGAGGCAATAGGGCCGCGGGCGGCACACTCGAGCGAAAATGCCGCTTCACCCGCTGACCAAACACATTGGCAGAGATCGCTGCCTCATCACCAGCCTCCTCTGCCTGCTTCAACTCGCGAAGCGCCACAATCCGCGCCTTGCGCACCGCGGCCGCTGCTTCCATGAAAAAGAAAGAGACACGCCTCGTTGCGGCCGCAACGAGGTGAGGATGCTTAGGTAAGCCTGTGGACGCGCGCTGGCCAAGGGCCCTCGCCCGCCGCCACGGCACCCAACGCCCTTTCTCGCCCACCATGATGCGGCGGAGTCTCCCTGGCGTGCCCATGGTGCCGAGGCACCATCGCGTGCCGCAGCATGCTAACATGTATGCGCTGCGTATGCATGGACAGGCACGCTCTATATTTGGCCTATTCAAACGCAAACCCAAGGCCGAAGCGCCcgtcgcgccgccacccgTGCTGGGGCCCGACAACTTGTTCCACAAACTGTCCGAGTCGCCGATCCCATCCATGCGTGCGCGTGGCGAACGCATACGATCATTGGCGCCTTGCCCTGTCAGCATGTCCAAGTacggcgtgcgcagacTCGTCAACTTTGAGTGCCCAGATTGTGGTTGGCCCACTCATTTCTCAGAGAAGGAGTGGAAGGAAGACACGGAGCACGGTCGTTATgtggcgcgcctgcgtgaGGCAAATGAAGATGAGCATGACTTGCGCAGCGGTCGTCCCATGACCGAGTTTCAGCTGCCGCGTGATCAGACCGCCGAGGCGGCCATCAACTTGTCTGGCTGGGACCAGTTCTTCTATACACGCGATTTTCCCTCCATCGAGTCGGAGCGAAGTAAACGCCACGTCTCCAAGCTCCTTACATTCCCGCTGACCATTGTAGGCGCACTGCATGAGTTCAGTCCGTACACGCGCCGCAACTCGCGCTTGACCCATGAGGGACTCCGCTCCCTCACGCCGTTGCGCCAGACACTTCACCCCGAACTGGGCTCAAAGCCAcagctcgatgccgtcCGTGTGTT
Protein-coding sequences here:
- a CDS encoding coiled-coil domain protein 12, whose amino-acid sequence is MEAAAAVRKARIVALRELKQAEEAGDEAAISANVFGQRVKRHFRSSVPPAALLPQRDEAAASTVENDVRDMQESVMAEDTRRQAEELDLANIAPRRPNWDLRRDLDARLALLEPRTEEAIHTLIVRRLGASRDRQEDVANVLANE